From Thermodesulfobacteriota bacterium, a single genomic window includes:
- a CDS encoding HypC/HybG/HupF family hydrogenase formation chaperone, translating to MCLAIPARVVEICDLSALVDVQGARRQANLMLLPEPVAVGEFVLVHAGFAIQKLDRQEGEETLRLFHEVMGRMQEGEI from the coding sequence ATGTGCTTGGCCATCCCGGCCCGGGTGGTGGAGATTTGCGACCTTTCCGCCCTGGTGGACGTGCAGGGCGCGCGCCGCCAGGCGAATCTCATGCTGCTGCCGGAGCCGGTGGCGGTGGGGGAGTTTGTGCTGGTGCACGCCGGCTTCGCCATCCAGAAGCTCGACCGCCAGGAAGGGGAAGAGACCCTGCGGCTCTTCCACGAGGTGATGGGCCGGATGCAAGAGGGGGAGATCTGA
- a CDS encoding PhnD/SsuA/transferrin family substrate-binding protein: MRRMTTLVLALYAVVASLCALPSVAAAANVWFPPDWKEKAPQAKAIADALAAKSGVPVQPRIAKSYPEILEAFASGDQNLVYVGSFVQAIIKDRGLGTPLAQAVNGKELYAGIMVYPKGEDPAAILAGAPEQIAYALGASSGESCAKAATGGKAAVGVPSHGAACNAVKAGKAKAAMVKNWWWEGNKDKFPELAVYEVPGISLVKNPDNVLTASKAVPADLAKKLADAALASTEAFGAPQMAPFDAASLEFSLELMRKGNIDPKTYSW, translated from the coding sequence ATGAGGCGTATGACGACCCTGGTCCTGGCCCTGTATGCCGTTGTTGCCAGTCTTTGTGCCCTGCCAAGTGTGGCCGCGGCGGCAAACGTCTGGTTCCCGCCGGACTGGAAGGAGAAGGCGCCCCAGGCCAAGGCCATTGCCGATGCCCTGGCCGCGAAATCCGGCGTCCCGGTGCAGCCGCGGATTGCCAAGAGCTATCCCGAGATTCTGGAGGCCTTTGCCTCGGGCGACCAGAACCTGGTCTACGTGGGCTCCTTTGTGCAGGCGATCATCAAGGACAGGGGGCTCGGCACCCCTCTGGCCCAGGCGGTCAACGGCAAGGAGCTCTACGCCGGCATCATGGTCTATCCCAAGGGGGAGGATCCGGCCGCCATCCTGGCCGGGGCTCCGGAGCAGATCGCCTACGCCCTGGGCGCCTCCTCCGGGGAGTCCTGCGCCAAGGCAGCCACCGGTGGCAAGGCGGCGGTGGGGGTGCCCAGCCACGGTGCAGCGTGCAACGCGGTGAAGGCCGGCAAGGCCAAGGCAGCGATGGTCAAGAACTGGTGGTGGGAGGGCAACAAGGACAAGTTTCCCGAGCTGGCGGTCTACGAGGTTCCGGGAATCTCCCTCGTGAAGAACCCGGACAACGTGCTCACCGCCTCCAAGGCCGTACCCGCGGACCTGGCCAAGAAGCTGGCCGATGCCGCCCTCGCCAGCACGGAGGCCTTCGGCGCTCCCCAGATGGCCCCCTTCGATGCCGCGAGCCTGGAGTTCTCCCTTGAGCTCATGCGCAAGGGGAACATTGACCCCAAGACGTACAGCTGGTAG
- a CDS encoding methyl-accepting chemotaxis protein, protein MRLTHTIMVGGGAIVGLSLLAMAGGISHHVRKANGEMLAAITRTMEADQGETTAFLREGFAEIATDLARAEDTTQRLVKGLYDESYQTLTLAFANRVFPMVELFDFDGIDAAAGELLASSPAVKWIQVTTSENPKASDRRTYGARIDTGGKIYEAQKKGPFSVLAVELQISLDEMAALKEVEKGVKAIFAGVNEKNRHLEEAIAENSRASLAQLTGSISGVAGDHNRRLNLGMAAAVVLALALTCLVLYLFVRRWVVAPLLLTIGRLRQSADDLTTSAEYLSQGSCDLSAAASEEAAALEQSAASLEEMSATTQQNAESAGQMDTLVKDARGVVEDANRSMTSLIESMARIAQANTETSKITRTIDAISFQTNLLALNAAVEAARAGEAGAGFAVVATEVRQLAARAAEAARTAEELLEETTGLVQNGVALAGGTGETFAGVQQTFTRLAALVEDIATASQEQAKDIGQVTSGIGQQEKTVQGLAAETEVLNQTASQLKEQATALDAMVDGLLTLLDGGAARRATGSGAPPG, encoded by the coding sequence ATGCGGCTGACACACACCATCATGGTAGGGGGCGGGGCCATCGTCGGCTTGTCACTTTTGGCCATGGCCGGCGGCATCAGCCACCACGTCCGCAAGGCCAACGGCGAGATGCTGGCTGCCATCACCCGCACCATGGAGGCGGACCAGGGCGAGACAACGGCCTTCCTGCGCGAGGGCTTCGCCGAGATCGCCACCGACCTTGCCCGTGCCGAGGACACGACGCAAAGACTCGTCAAGGGGCTCTACGACGAATCCTACCAGACCCTGACCCTGGCCTTTGCCAACCGTGTCTTTCCCATGGTGGAGCTCTTTGACTTCGACGGCATAGACGCCGCCGCCGGGGAGCTTCTGGCCTCCAGCCCTGCGGTCAAGTGGATCCAGGTCACCACCAGCGAGAATCCGAAGGCCAGCGACCGGCGGACCTACGGCGCCCGGATCGATACCGGCGGCAAGATCTACGAGGCCCAGAAGAAGGGGCCCTTCAGCGTCCTGGCAGTGGAGCTGCAGATCAGCCTGGACGAAATGGCCGCCCTGAAAGAGGTGGAGAAAGGGGTCAAGGCCATCTTTGCCGGGGTGAACGAAAAGAATCGGCATCTGGAGGAAGCCATCGCCGAAAACAGCCGGGCATCGCTGGCCCAGCTGACCGGGAGCATATCCGGCGTGGCCGGGGACCACAACCGGCGGCTCAACCTGGGCATGGCCGCCGCCGTGGTGCTGGCGCTGGCACTCACCTGCCTGGTTCTCTATCTTTTCGTGCGCCGGTGGGTGGTGGCGCCGCTGTTGCTGACCATCGGCCGGCTGCGGCAGAGCGCCGATGACCTGACCACCAGCGCCGAATACCTGTCCCAAGGCAGCTGTGACCTGTCGGCGGCCGCCAGCGAAGAGGCGGCTGCACTGGAACAGTCAGCCGCCTCCCTGGAGGAGATGTCCGCGACCACGCAGCAGAATGCGGAGAGCGCGGGACAGATGGACACCCTCGTGAAGGATGCCCGGGGAGTCGTTGAGGACGCCAACCGGTCCATGACCTCGCTGATCGAAAGCATGGCCCGGATCGCCCAGGCCAATACGGAAACCTCCAAGATCACCCGGACCATCGACGCCATCAGCTTCCAGACCAACCTGCTCGCCCTGAATGCCGCCGTGGAAGCGGCGCGGGCCGGCGAGGCCGGGGCCGGCTTCGCCGTGGTCGCCACCGAGGTGCGCCAACTGGCAGCCCGGGCGGCCGAAGCTGCCCGGACGGCGGAGGAGCTCTTGGAGGAGACGACCGGTCTGGTGCAAAACGGGGTGGCCTTGGCTGGCGGCACCGGCGAGACCTTTGCCGGCGTGCAGCAGACGTTTACCCGCCTGGCTGCCCTGGTCGAGGATATCGCCACCGCGTCCCAGGAGCAGGCCAAGGACATCGGCCAGGTCACGAGCGGCATTGGCCAGCAGGAAAAGACCGTGCAAGGGCTGGCCGCCGAAACGGAAGTCCTCAACCAGACCGCCTCCCAGCTCAAGGAGCAGGCCACGGCGCTGGACGCCATGGTGGACGGTCTGTTGACCCTCCTCGATGGCGGTGCCGCCAGGAGGGCCACCGGCTCCGGCGCGCCGCCGGGATAG